TGGTGTGTCTCCCGGCAGCTGTGGTGGGGCCATCGGATTCCAGCCTACCTGGTTGTAGAGGAACATGCAAAGGTCAGTAGGAGAAAGTGGAAGGGAGGGCTGGGTTTGGCCAGAAGAGCCTCAGCACAGGAGTCAGAGGGCTTCCAGCGCTGGTCCCAGCTGTGCTTCTGATCCCACACTACTGTTGTGAGAGCTCAGCTTCTGAGATGGCATTTCTTCATCTCACCACCAGAGGGCGCCAGCCTTTCTCAGCCCACCAGAGACCATGAACACTCAGTGCTGTCTCACACCTGTCCCGTGCTGTTCTCTCTCACTGCCCCCTACTCCTTACTTCTGCAGGGTGAAACGGAGGACTTCTGGGTGGTCGGGCGGACAGAGGCTGAGGCCAGAGAAGTAGCTGCAGAATTAACAGGGAGACCAGGGGCGGAGCTGACCCTGGAGAGGGGTGGGTATTCCACCTGAGGTGGGTTTGGGGAGGGAGCAGGTACTGAGGTGGGAAAGGTGGGGTCGGGGAAGCTGGGAATGGGGCAGAGCCCTGGTCTCTGTGAATGAGGGTCGGGCTGGAGAGGTGGGCAGCAGTGGGCTGAGGTCCTGATGCTGAGGTTCCAATTGTTTCCATTCTGTATTCCAGACCCTGATGTCCTGGACACGTGGTTCTCCTCCgctcttttccccttttctgccCTGGGCTGGCCCCGAGAGGTGAGGTGGGTTGAGAGGAAGAGAGTGAAGGTGGGGATGAGGAAATGACCCCCAGGGCCCCTCAGAGAGTCTTATGAAGAGCTGGAGGCCCCAGGCTTGGGCCTCTCACTGTTTATCTCTTTCCTCCAAGACCCCGGACCTGGCTCGTTTCTACCCCCTGTCACTTTTGGAAACGGGCAGTGACCTCCTGCTCTTCTGGGTGGGCCGCATGGTCATGTTGGGGACCCAGCTCACAGGGCAGCTCCCCTTCAGCAAGGTAAAGACCCTTTGGTGCCCTGCCCTTCTCTGAGACTCCCCAGTCTCCTCTAAGCCCTGTCCTCCATTCTAACCCCTTGTATGGGGTTTTCTGGGTTCCCAGTTCCTTTGTCCTGATTCACTTTCCAGCCTAACCTCTAATCCCTGAAGGACAGCCAAGGGCCCTCCAGAGGAAAGTTCTTTAGGCCACACTTCTGACCCCCTCCATGCCTCCAGGTCCTGCTTCACTCCATGGTCCGGGACAGGCAGGGCCGGAAGATGAGCAAGTCCCTGGGGAACGTGCTGGACCCACGGGACATCATCAGTGGGGTGGAGCTGCAGGTCAGGATGGAGGGCCCCAAGAGGCATGGGTTTTTCCAGATAAAGGAAGGGGAGCTGAAGGGAGGGGCTGGCAGGAGTGCTGGAACTGGGAGGGCCACTAGGAGGGACCCTGGTAGGGGCAGGGGCTTCCACTGAGGCCAGTGAATTACTCACCCACCCCAGGTACTGCAGGACAAGCTGAGGGATGGAAACTTGGACCCCGCAGAGCTGGCGATTGCAGCCTCAGCGCAGGTGAGTCTGACCTGTTCCAGCCTCTAGTTCATGGCCGCCAGTTAGTTCCCTGTGCAACCTGCCTTCTGGCCCTGCAGCCTCACAGGCAGCTGCCAGCCTTCTTCTTTCTCGTTGCAGAGAAAGGACTTCCCTCATGGGATCCCCGAGTGTGGGACAGATGCTCTGAGGTTCACCCTGTGCTCCCATGGGGCCCTGGGTAAGCCTGGGTGAGGGCAGCGGGCAGTGGCCTCTGTGTGGTGGGGCAGAGCCGCGGACTCCCCTGCAGCTGCCACCAGTACATGCTCCCTACCTCCACTCCCTCCCAGGAGGTGACTTGCACCTGTCCGTCTCTGAGGTCCTGAGCTTCCGACACTTCTGCAATAAGATCTGGAATGCCCTGCGCTTTATCCTGAATGCTCTTGGGGAGGAATTCATACCCCAACCTGCGGAGGAGGTAAGACAGAAAGAGGAGATGCTTGGGAGCTGGGTAGTCCGACATCTGAGTCCTGGAGGAGGCGTCTGGAAGGAAAGGAGGCAGTTGGGTGGGAATCGAGTTGTCCCAACCTGAAACCCCCTCTACCACAGCTGTCCCCCGCCTCCCGCATGGACACCTGGATCCTCAGCTGCCTGGCCCGCACGGCCCAGGACTGCGAGCGGGGCTTCCTCACCCTCGAGCTCTCGCTCGTCACCCACGCCCTGCACCACTTCTGGCTGCACAACCTCTGTGATGTCTACTTGGTGAGTGAGGCGGGGCAGGCCCCCTGCAGCCCTGCTCCCTGTCCCCTGGCAGAGAGCTCTGAACTGGGTTTTGAATTCCTCCCTCAGGATAGGAAGAGAGATGAGATTGAGAAATCCCAGTTCCCCTCTTCTCTGGGACTGGTCTGGGCACTGTTCCCTGCCTGTCACCTGAGGAGCATGGAGAAGGGGACACTTCTAGAAAACTGAGTCTGACAACACAGGGCTGGGAGgcttgttgttcacttgctaagttgtgtccatctctttgtgatcctgtggactgcagcacgccaggctaccctgtccttcactatctcccagagtgtaatcaaattcatgtccattgagttggtgatgctatctaaccatctcatcctttgcctccCCCtttgactgagcgattttcacttcacttctccttttgtcttcaatctttcccagcatcagggtcttttctagtgagtcagctcttcgtatcataGATGGAGATTGTTTTCAGTTCCTGTAATTGCTGCCTTCGGACCCTAGGCAGGCTGGGAGCCGACAGGGAGCAAGAGTACCGGTCTTTAGACCCAGGGATTCTCTCAAAGGAGGGCTTGTTTACCATGGAGTGTCAGGTCCCACCCCCAGAGCAGCTCAGGCAGGCAGGTTTGGGGGAGGGTGGTGAGCGTGTTCATTTCTTGTCCCAGGTGATCCTGACACTGTTGGCTGAGGACCCCTGTCCTAGATTTCtgttttcaacttaaaaaaaacatttctgtctctgtggttaaaaaaaaaaaaacacaaaactcaatGCTTTTCATTCTAAATGCAAACGTCCCTGACAGTTTTATTCCTCACCCACCCCCGAGTCCCTGCCCTGGATTTCCCCTTGTCGCATGCTCCCTACTGTGTCTGGGGACAGCTCATGGTCTCAGAGATGCTGGGTGCTCCCGTTTACCCACAGCATCCCCACTGGCAGGGCGGCGAGTGTGTGGAGGAAGGAGGTGGCCATGGCTGCCCCCTGACCATTGGCTTCCTCCGTAGGAGGCTGTGAAGCCGGTGCTATCACACTCTCCCCGCCCTCTGGAGCCGCCTCAGGTCCTGTTCTTCTGCGCAGACGTCGGTCTCCGCCTCCTCGCCCCGTTGATGCCTTTCCTGGCTGAAGAGCTCTGGCAGAGGCTGCCCCCCAGGCCTGGTGGTCCCTCTGCCCCCAGCATCTGTGTTGCCCCCTACCCGAGTGCCCGCAGCTTGGTGAGTCACACCCATGGAGTCTTGGAGTGGGATTACTGGTAAAGATTCGGAGGGAAGTCTTCTAGAAGGGCTTGCTGCTGTGGGGTCATTGACAGTGCTGGTCTGTACTTTGCTGTGGAGTCTTGAGGAAGACGGATTGTTCCTGCAGGGCTGGAATAACTCTAAGGTGTCGGGGGCAGTATTAGCAAGTGGTTGAGAGCAGGATGCTGTCACCAGACTgacactagctgtgtgaccttgtgtcAATTTCCTCTATCTTTAAACCGAGGACAGTAATAGTACGTATCATGGTTGTGATGAGGATTAGATCTTGGTAATAGGATATCCCAAAAATCTTAGTGTAGTTTTAAGCTTTCAAATGCTACAAACTCACCCAAAAATCATTTTCAAGTTTAAccaagtttctttttttgcttaCTGGGTTTTATGAGCTTTGAATAATACCTTTtaaattataatgtatttttgGTTGTTTGTCATCTTCGGTCTAAACATTGTCCATGGATCATCTAAGACCTTCTTAGATGATGCCCTAGTTTTCGCCATGTTCCATTCCTTGAGGTGGTGaattgtgtgtgtggtggagagAGCAGGTCATTGCTCTaaggagatgggggtgggtgggtggaggtcAGAGCCAGGAGAGTTGAGACCGAGTCTCGGGGGGTCCCACTTACCAACCCTGGATGTACACCTCCAGGAGCACTGGCACCAGCCTGAGCTGGAGAGGCGCTTCTCCCGGGTTCAGGAGTCCGTGCAGGTGCTCAGGGCTCTGCGCGCCACCTACCAGCTCACCAAGGCCCGGCCCCGAGGTGAGGTGGGCCCCAGGCTCCTGAGTCCCTGCAGACAGGAGGATCTGATGGGGAAGAGGGTGGAGCTGGGAGGGCAGGGCCCAGAGTTAGGAGGTGTGGGAGGAAGACCTGGGCCCTCCACCTGATGGCTCCCGTTCCTCCCCAGTGCTGCTGCAGAGCTCAGAGCCAGGCGAGCAGGGCCTCTTTGAGGCCTTCCTGGAGCCGCTGGGCATCCTGGGCTACTGTGGGGCGGTGGGCCTTCTACCCCCTGGTGCAGCAGCCCCCTCAGGCTGGGTCCAGGCCGCCCTCAGTGACACCAGTCAGGCGTATATGGAGCTGCAGGTgagcagaggagactggagggggcagggaggggctgaaAGGATGTTGGGAGGAGGGCAAGGGGTGGGTTCTGTAAAGTGAGGAGGGGTCTTGGAATGGTGGTGGGTGAGCGGGAGGGAGTGTTGGGTGGATGGCAGAGGTCTCAGCCTTCTTCCTCTGTTCTTCCACAGGGCCTGGTGGACCCCCAGACCCACCTACCTCGGCTGGCTGCCCGAAGACACAAGTTGCAGAAGCAGCTTGATGGCCTCCTAGCCCAGCCCCCATCCGAGGGACAGACGGAGACTCagaggcagcagagggtgaggctGGGGGAGCCACTCAGGACGCCGGACTCCCTGAGGGAATGGGGTTAGGGGCACACAGTGTCGGGTGGTTCCCCTGCCTCCATTCTCAGCCACTTCTTTCCTCGCCCAGCTTTCTTCCCTCCAGTTGGAGTTGTCAAAACTGGACAAGGCGGCCTCTCACCTCCGGCAGCTGATGGATGATTTTCCAAGCCCTGGGAGCTCACCATCCCCGTGACTTTCCTTCCTCCCAGACCCGCCTTTGAGGCCTCTGGGGACAGACCGGGCAGCGTCGGGGTGTTCTGTGGTCCAGCCCCTTCGTTTTGTCAGTGAGGAAACAGACTGGCTTGGTCAGATGACTGGGTGACCTCGAGACACTCATGTGTGTGCCCTGGCCTCCCTCCTCTGCAATCCCACCTGGAAGTTTGGGAAGGAGGCCACTCAGATAAACTTAAAATCCCAAACGTGTCTGCTGTGGTCCTTTTATCCTTTCCCTTAGCCCTGACTTTCCCACCTCTTGGTTGTTCCTGACTCTGGTCTGGGAAAAGCGGGACGGCCTCCTCATGCTCTGGGCCATGGTGGGAGTGGGTGCTGGGCGGAGCCTCCCTCACTGGAGGAGAGATGCTCCCGAGTAGGGCCTGAGCACAGTGACCCGGGTTCCACTTACTTCCTGCACTTAACGGACAGTGGCCCGAGTTCTGCAGGCTCTTCCTCTGCTTTTCACCAAAAGGGAGCTTCCCCGCTTCTTGGCCTTATCTCCAGAGGTGCTGAGGGGATGGGGGACTTTCCACAGGCCTGGGGAGCTGCAGGCTGCTCTGGGGATCGAGTTCCTCCCGCTTCTGTGTACCTGAGACCTCAGTGCTAGGGACACACCGCCCAGCCTCAGACAGGGGTACACACATGCAGACGCCCACCTAGCCACCTTACACACCTTGTCTCGTTGGTGGAATTCAGGGGCCTGCCACCCAAGTGACATTCTGTCTAGCAGCTCTGAGAATTACTGTATGTGGTGGGCCTGGCTGGGTCCTCTGTGGTGCCATTTATTCCTCCTGAGAACCTCATGAGGTGGGTGTTTGGTCCATTTTAGAGCTGAAGAGACTTGCTCAGGGAATAAAAGGAACTAGTCCACAGTGTCAGCTGGAATTACTGGCGTTCAGCCCAGTAAGTTAGGTGTCAGTTATCTGCCTGCTGTAACCAAGCTTCAGAGATAGTGGTGGCTAATctacaaaaatattgaatcactatgttgtacatctgaaactaatattatgaatcagctatacttcaattgaaaaacaaaaaataagttatttttaaaaagcaacaaagatAATGGCTTAGACGAGATAGGTGTTTCTTTTGCTGGGCGGAAGCAGTGCAGGACTCCGCAATGGAGGATTCCGTATCCCCTTTGATCTTACATTCCTGCCATCTTGATACACTCTTCCCAACTCTGGGTCTAAGGAATGCTCCCACCGGTATACCACATCCCACCagaggggaaggaaaaggagggagtgagctccttcctttttcttgaaCACCTATTACATGCTGGGCTCTATTCTGAACCCTTGGATTTATTAATGAGAGAAACAAAAATCTTTGCTCTTTTGTACTTTGAtttaggcttccctgtggctcagatggtgaagaatctgcctgcaatgcaggagacccaggttcgatccctgagccgggaagatgccctggagaagggaatagcaacccactccagtattcttgcctagataattccatgcacagaggaaccctggtgggctacacagtccataggttgcaaagagtctgacacgactgagtgactacactttaacttttttttcactttgattctAGCAGAGAGAGtcagaaaaatacacatgtaaaataaataaaaaattaaacaacaaaaactgtaCTGTCTGCTCCTCCATCCTTTTGGAGATCCAGACATTCAATCCCTCAACTTGTTTGGGGTCTATTCACCTGACCCACCAGCCCACTGGTGCAGCCTAGGGGTCAGTCATGAAATACTGGGGTCCTACAGAGCCCCCAGCtacctctcctcctccaggggtagtAGTCCCAGGACAGTTGTCAAGGAAACGatagaaattttgttttgttatgcTTTCGTATCTTCAGGGATGCTCCATTTGGAACTGTTGCCTTTCCCTTGCTCCAAAGGAGTCGGCCTCTAGTTCCATGTGGTGGTGAGGCTGTGCGGTTGGGAGCGGGCTGGTAGGACAGGTACTGTGGAGAGCAGGAAGCAATCATACCAGTAGCCCTTCATGGTCAAGTCTGGGCTGCATGCTTGCATTTAGAGTCAGCCAGTAAGAGGTCAAGAGCATCTTGAGTGTGGAGTAAGATGAGTGCCTGCCTTAAGAACAGCAggaggtggggcttccctagtggtccagtggttgggactctgtgtttccactgcaaggggaccaggttcaatccctgatctgcgAACTGGGCTCCTGCATGtcgtgcagccaaaaaaaaaaaaaaaaaaagcaggagaagGAAGAGCCCTAGGGGACTAAGACTTTTATACTGGGGCCAGGTTTCCACCCTAATAAAAGTTCCTACCACCCAGACCCACTTATCTGACAGGTACCATGGTAAGTGTCCTTGATAGCTTATCCATGGAATCCTCAGGACAATCCAAGGAAGCAGGTACTaccattatcctcattttgctGGTAAAGCAATGGagactgggatttccctggtggtccagtcttAACAGACTttgagcttcttttttttaatggctcttaaaatctttttttattgaagaataattgctttatagaattttgttgttttctgtcaaacctcaacatgaattaaaaataaggaacatgtcacgaatttgcatgtcattacaggggccatgctaatcttctctgcattgttccaattttagtatatgtgctgctgaagcaagcACCAGACTTCGAGCTTCTAAtctggggcctgggtttgatccctgcccagggaactaaatcccacatgcctcaactaatccccagagcaggaaaaaaaaaaagttctgggaGAATAAGAAAGTCATCTAGGACATAAGCATAGGCCTGTGGGATTACACGTTCCCATAGGCACCCATGCTGTTTCCCCGCCTGTTCTGCCAGGCTGGCCATCCTCTCACAAGTTGAATCCCTCATCTCTCACATCAacagtcccccaccccacctgctaCCCTGACTGACCTGTGTGGATCCCTGGGCGTGTTCTGCCCACATCCTTGCCTGAGGTTCCTGAGCCCCCAGCCCCAAAGCGAAAGCAAAGGGAGAGGAAATGAAAATCTTGCTTAAGCCAAGGCATTTGTCTGGTGTCAGACGTCTCCATTGCTAATGGACCTCAAATGACTTAACCCTCTCAAGCctcgatttcctcatctgtaaaatgggataatgagATCTATTATGCTACGTGGGAGCTTGCTGCAGGTGTTGACACGGGAAAGCCTCTTGCCTGGAACAAAGCAGGAATTCAGTAAATGTTCCTTTATTCCCAGGTGCTCTGAGGAACTCAACTtgaagtgcatgtgtgtgtgtgtgtgtgtgtgtgtccccaagTAGGCCTTTGGCATGGTGCTAGGAGAGAACACATCCACCGGGGAAACCCTCTGCTTAACAAGGGAGAGTCAGAGACTTGAGTATCCAGTTCCCTTTTCCTGCCATCCCCTCCGCTCATGAACCCACACAGTCAGGTCACTGAATTCAGCATATTTACTGCCACTGAGCAGGGTGAGGGCCTGTTGGAAGACAGGGTCGGGGCATGGCGCCTGCTCTCCGGGGACTGGATGCCCCAGCTGAGAAGGGCACAGGCTTCGACTGCTCTCAGACTCTGCAGGTGACGTGCTGTGAGGACCCTGCTTGATGCAGGGTGATGTTGGTCCCCaaggggaggtggaggaggaggcagaactGAGGGATACAAAGGGCCAGAGGGCGAAGTGTAAGATGGCTCTCACTCACACCTGGAGGGGCCAGCCGCCCAGACCAACGCAGAAACACACTCCAAGTTCACACAGCCCCCTCTGTTTCCCTCCCAAAGGACTACCTTCTGGAGAAAGTCCAGGAAGCTGGAATTGTAGGAGGAATTTGCCAGAAGGGAGTTCTTCAACTTCAGTTGCAAAGTCATTCCTGGCCCTAGGGATCCAGATGCACAGCTGAGGACCCAGCTGCCAGGAACAGGCTCCCTCAGGGGTGCGGGcgcccctcctgccccaccccaacccaAGGTCTTTCATCCCTTCCAGACCCTCTTGCTGCAGTTCAGCCCTGAGCCCTCAGGACCTCAGGACTAGGGTGCCTCCATGTCTCTCTCACCCACTTCTCATCTTGGGGGCCAGGtgtgtagccctccagactcacCTGCCCCCTGTGAGCTGCCGACGAGGGTCAGGAGGAGGACGAGGGGCAGCCCAGCCCCCATCGCGACTCTACCCCCTTGCTTCTCAGATGCTGGAAGAGATGTCTGAAGGCCCGCTGGCCTCTCCTCACCGGCCTGCCTTCCTGCTCCCCACTCAGTCCTGAGCAATGGTGCGTGTGGGGTGATGGGAGGGTGGCTGGGCAACTGGATTTTCCAGTTCTCTCAATAAGACTCTGAGGACCCAGGAGAGGGCCATTCACTGGGCTGTTGGGGAAAGGGAGGGTGGTCCCCTTTCCTCAATCCCGTGTCCCACTTCTCCCCCACGTCTCAAAGCTTGAGAGGGAGTGGGTGCCCCAGGAAGGGAAGTTGGGGAGGCGTCCCTTTGTGCTGGTGTCTGGGCCCCACCCACGCCTGGGCCTCTCATTGCTCTTTAGGGATTAATTATTAACTGCGATTAATTTCTATCAGCTGTGCCACCCAAGGGCTCAGGAATGTGGGCCCAAAAGGGAGGGGTAGATTACACCGAGTTCTCCCCAAACTCGTGTCCTGCTCCCTCAGCCGCAATGACTTTCTGGGTGGGGGGAACTTTCAtctttgaatattttgttttagTCTCTCTAACATATCCTAGCAACTTGGGCGGAGATGCAGTTTCATCAAATATCCCCATCACGTCCTGCCTTGAGTGCTCACGCAAGAGAAATCCCTTCATCCTCCCAGCCAAAGCCCTTTCCCAAATCGCTCAGAATGGCAAACCAATGACAGGATGGAGAGGGAATTTGGAAATCTGTCTAGtttaccttctttctttcttatttatttattttatttgactgcactgggtcttagttgcggcatatgggatctagttccctgactaggcatcaaactccaggccccctgcattgggagtgcggtcttagcctctggaccaccagggaagtccctaccctctttcttaaaaaaataggaaactaGGGCTCAGAGAGGGTAAATGACTTATTTAGGTCACATAGTAAGTCAGTAGCAGAGAGATTAGAGATAGACCAGGCTGTCATGATGCCAGACACAGGGATAAGCTCAACGGATTGACAAACTAGTCGTGTAAACCCTCTAGAATACACAAGGGCACATGCTCTTTTATTGTCTTAGTTGCCTCCCTATGCGtcttctctcccttttccccCACACCAGTGGGCCCCTGAGTAGACGGATGGAGACAGAGAGGATACAGGGCAGAGTCAGGGAGAAAAGCCAAAAGCAGGACCACTAAGATGCAGAGACTGTCTATACCATAAATACTGCCTATAGAGACACTGTCTATACCATAAATGTAAATAATGAGCAACCCAGGGGCTCTCAGACGTGTACTGGACAGCCGGAAGCCCAGATTGGGAGGAATTCATGGACAAAAGGCTCAGCAGACATAGGAGGCAGGAGCAGTGAGGGGGAGGAAGCGGGAACTCAGAGAGGCGCTTTGGGGGATCTGAGTCCTCCTAAGAGGAGAGTGGGAGCGtgcctctgtctttcccagcggGCGCTCATCTTTTCATGTCATCATAGCTGAGgctgctgtgtgctgggcacctTAGAAACATTATTTCCTTTCATCCTTATTATGGCCCTCTGAAGTAGGTACTGCCTTACCCCAGTTTTAGGGGTGAAGACTTTGATAGGTCACACGACTCGCCCGAGAGTGCACAGCTTGGAAGTGGTAGATTCCAGCACAGTGGATTCACAGCTGGGTTCTGAACTTGCTCATCCCTCTGCCCCTGAACAGACGATTGTCTTGCCTGGTGCCCCTCTCCTCTCATTACCCCTTCTCCGCCAAAGGAATGGAAAGTTCTGTGGGCTGCAGCCACTGTGAAGGAGGGATGGTTCAGGTGTTCACCCTCCTGCCCTGCCATGGTCTCTCCTGAGAATCAGATGAGGTCCTCAGGCTGTGTCAGTCATTCTTTACCCCCTGCGTCCCCAAGGGACCCATATACCTCACCCCTCCATGGTCATATTTCTAGGCGCACAAGGACCTTGGgataggagacctgggtctctCCCCCTTCAGAGAAGGTCCAGAATAGGGACTGACTCTGACCTGGGGGTTAGATCCCGAACCCGGAAAGAGCCTGAGAGCCTGGAAGGAGAATCCTCAGGTTCTTACTCACTCTCCCCCTCGCCCAGTGCTTCCTGGAACCAAGCTGGGATAGGTTAATCCCCTGGGGACAGCTGGGTGGCCTCTCCCTGGGAATGAAGATCCCAGTGTTGAT
This genomic window from Bos mutus isolate GX-2022 chromosome 23, NWIPB_WYAK_1.1, whole genome shotgun sequence contains:
- the VARS2 gene encoding LOW QUALITY PROTEIN: valine--tRNA ligase, mitochondrial (The sequence of the model RefSeq protein was modified relative to this genomic sequence to represent the inferred CDS: inserted 4 bases in 2 codons), which produces MPHLPLTSFRPPLWGLRPSRGXPRSRPLSTQSEPNGSAISRRNREAKQKRLREKQASLEAGIAPKRKSPAESSKAWTPKERVLYEIPTEHGEKKDVSRPLPPAYSPQYVEAAWYPWWVREGFFKPEYQARLPQATGETFSMCIPPPNVTGSLHIGHALTVAIQDALVRWHRMXGDRVLWVPGSDHAGIATQAVVEKQLWKERGVRRHELSREDFLREVWKWKEEKGGEICEQLRALGASLDWDRECFTMDTGSSVAVTEAFVRLYKAGLLYRSRQLVNWSCDLRSAISDIEVESRPLPGRTELQLPGCPTPVSFGLLFSVAFPVDGEPDAEVVVGTTRPETLPGDVAVAVHPDDSRYTHLHGRQLCHPLTGQLLPLITDCTVQPHLGTGAVKVTPAHSPADAELGARHGLSPRSVIAEDGTMTALCEDWLQGLHRFVAREKILSALRERGLFRGLQNHPMVLPICSRSGDVVEYLLKSQWFVRCREMGERAAKAVESGALDLSPSFHQKNWQHWFSHIGDWCVSRQLWWGHRIPAYLVVEEHAKGETEDFWVVGRTEAEAREVAAELTGRPGAELTLERDPDVLDTWFSSALFPFSALGWPRETPDLARFYPLSLLETGSDLLLFWVGRMVMLGTQLTGQLPFSKVLLHSMVRDRQGRKMSKSLGNVLDPRDIISGVELQVLQDKLRDGNLDPAELAIAASAQRKDFPHGIPECGTDALRFTLCSHGALGGDLHLSVSEVLSFRHFCNKIWNALRFILNALGEEFIPQPAEELSPASRMDTWILSCLARTAQDCERGFLTLELSLVTHALHHFWLHNLCDVYLEAVKPVLSHSPRPLEPPQVLFFCADVGLRLLAPLMPFLAEELWQRLPPRPGGPSAPSICVAPYPSARSLEHWHQPELERRFSRVQESVQVLRALRATYQLTKARPRVLLQSSEPGEQGLFEAFLEPLGILGYCGAVGLLPPGAAAPSGWVQAALSDTSQAYMELQGLVDPQTHLPRLAARRHKLQKQLDGLLAQPPSEGQTETQRQQRLSSLQLELSKLDKAASHLRQLMDDFPSPGSSPSP
- the SFTA2 gene encoding surfactant-associated protein 2, with the protein product MGAGLPLVLLLTLVGSSQGAGPGMTLQLKLKNSLLANSSYNSSFLDFLQKFCLLLHLPLGTNITLHQAGSSQHVTCRV